From Phalacrocorax carbo chromosome 6, bPhaCar2.1, whole genome shotgun sequence, a single genomic window includes:
- the B4GALT2 gene encoding beta-1,4-galactosyltransferase 2, with translation MTRLLLGVTLERICKAVLLLCLLHFVIIMILYFDVYAQHLDFFSRFNTRNASRTHPFSNSSRPNGTIPSYGPAGAEAPSPSAKPSTNQSATEKPLQPCQETPPGLVGRLLIEFSSPMSMERVQRENPDVRQGGKYTPPDCLPRQKVAILIPFRHREHHLKYWLHYLHPILRRQKVAYGIYIINQFGEDTFNRAKLLNVGFLEALKDDEEYDCFIFSDVDLIPMDDRNLYRCYEQPRHFAVGMDKFGFRLPYAGYFGGVSGLSKSQFLKINGFPNEYWGWGGEDDDIFNRISLNGMKVSRPDTRIGRYRMIKHERDKHNEPNPQRFTKIQNTKMTMKRDGISSLQYRLVEVSRQPMYTNITVEIGRPPPRLARG, from the exons ATGACCAGGCTGCTCTTGGGGGTGACCCTGGAAAGGATTTGCAAGGCcgtgctgctgctttgcctgcTCCACTTCGTTATCATCATGATCCTCTACTTCGACGTCTATGCGCAGCACCTGGACTTCTTCAGCCGTTTCAACACCAGGAACGCCTCGCGCACCCACCCCTTCTCCAACTCCTCCCGCCCCAACGGCACCATCCCCAGCTATGGGCCAGCCGGCGCTGAGGCCCCATCCCCCAGCGCCAAGCCCAGCACCAACCAGTCCGCCACCGAGAAGCCCTTGCAGCCCTGCCAGGAGACGCCTCCTGGCTTAG TTGGGCGCCTGCTCATTGAGTTCAGCTCTCCCATGAGCATGGAGCGGGTGCAGCGGGAGAATCCTGACGTGCGCCAGGGTGGCAAGTACACCCCTCCGGACTGCCTGCCCCGGCAGAAGGTGGCCATCCTCATCCCCTTCCGGCACCGCGAGCACCATCTCAAGTACTGGCTGCACTACCTGCACCCCATCCTGCGCCGGCAGAAGGTGGCTTATGGCATCTACATCATCAACCAG TTCGGCGAGGACACCTTCAACCGGGCCAAGCTGCTCAACGTGGGATTCCTGGAGGCCCTCAAGGATGACGAGGAGTACGACTGCTTCATCTTCAGCGACGTGGACCTCATTCCCATGGACGACCGTAACCTCTATCGCTGCTACGAGCAGCCGCGGCACTTTGCTGTTGGCATGGACAAGTTTGGGTTCAG GCTGCCCTATGCCGGCTACTTCGGTGGTGTCTCTGGGCTGAGCAAGTCCCAGTTCCTGAAGATCAATGGCTTTCCCAATGAGtactggggctggggaggagaggacgATGACATCTTTAATCG GATCTCCCTGAACGGCATGAAGGTGTCGAGGCCCGACACCCGCATCGGGAGGTACCGCATGATCAAGCATGAACGTGACAAACACAATGAGCCCAACCCGCAGAG ATTCACCAAGATCCAGAACACCAAAATGACAATGAAGCGGGATGGGATCAGCTCACTGCAGTACCGGCTGGTGGAGGTGTCTCGGCAACCCATGTACACCAACATCACGGTGGAGATCGGCAGGCCCCCACCCCGCCTGGCCCGGGGCTAG
- the SLC6A9 gene encoding sodium- and chloride-dependent glycine transporter 1: protein MADKCSEGLLNGAVPGERGKQDKSVKRGNWGNQIEFVLTSVGYAVGLGNVWRFPYLCYRNGGGAFMFPYFIMLVFCGIPLFFMELSFGQFASQGCLGVWRVSPMFKGVGYGMMVVSTYIGIYYNVVICIAFYYFFVSMTRVLPWAYCSNSWNTADCVAVLNLSSRTALSNFSDFDNVTQKRTSPSEEYWRRYVLELSDDIGNLGEVRLPLLGCLGVSWVVVFLCLIKGVKSSGKVVYFTATFPYVVLTILFVRGITLEGALTGITYYLTPQWDKILNAKVWGDAASQIFYSLGCAWGGLITMASYNKFHNNCYRDSIIISITNCATSVYAGFVIFSILGFMASHLGVDISKVADHGPGLAFVAYPEALTLLPISPLWSILFFFMLILLGLGTQFCLLETLVTAIVDEVGNEWIIRKKTFVTLGVAVAGFLLGIPLTTQAGIYWLLLMDNYAASFSLVIISCIMCVAIMYIYGHHNYFKDIEMMLGFPPPLFFQICWRFISPAIIFFILVFTVIQYQPISYNDYVYPTWAISIGFLMALSSVICIPIYAIYKVCRSEGGTLLERLKNATKASKDWGPALAEHRSGRYAPAFSPSTESHLEVQPLQPEKGRSEAADASPMQGSNGSAHSQDSRL, encoded by the exons ATGGCCGATAAATGCAGTGAGGGGCTGCTG AACGGCGCCGTGCCTGGGGAGCGGGGCAAGCAGGACAAGAGTGTCAAGCGTGGCAACTGGGGCAACCAGATCGAGTTCGTGCTGACCAGCGTGGGCTACGCCGTGGGGCTGGGCAACGTCTGGCGCTTCCCGTACCTCTGCTACCGCAATGGGGGAG GTGCCTTCATGTTCCCCTACTTCATCATGCTGGTGTTTTGTGGCATCCCCCTCTTCTTCATGGAGCTCTCCTTCGGGCAGTTTGCCAGCCAGGGCTGCCTCGGCGTCTGGAGGGTCAGCCCCATGTTCAAAG GCGTGGGCTACGGGATGATGGTGGTGTCCACATACATCGGGATCTACTACAACGTGGTGATCTGTATTGCCTTCTACTACTTCTTTGTGTCCATGACGCGTGTGCTGCCCTGGGCGTACTGCAGCAACAGCTGGAACACGGCCGACTGCGTGGCGGTGCTGAACCTCTCCAGCCGCACCGCCCTCAGCAACTTCAGCGATTTCGACAACGTCACCCAAAAACGCACCAGCCCCAGCGAGGAGTACTGGAG GAGGTACGTGTTGGAGCTGTCGGATGACATCGGGAACCTGGGTGAGGTGCGGCTGCCCCTCCTGGGCTGCCTCGGCGTCTCCTGGGTCGTTGTCTTCCTCTGCCTCATCAAGGGCGTCAAATCCTCGGGGAAG GTGGTGTACTTCACGGCCACCTTCCCCTACGTGGTGCTCACCATCCTCTTTGTGCGCGGCATCACGCTGGAGGGGGCCCTCACCGGCATCACGTACTACCTGACGCCCCAGTGGGACAAGATCCTCAATGCCAAG GTGTGGGGTGACGCAGCCTCACAGATCTTCTACTCgctgggctgtgcctggggcgGGCTCATCACCATGGCCTCCTACAACAAGTTCCACAACAACTGCTACCG GGACAGCATCATCATCAGCATCACGAACTGCGCCACCAGCGTCTACGCCGGCTTTGTCATCTTCTCCATCCTGGGCTTCATGGCCAGCCACCTGGGCGTGGACATCTCCAAGGTGGCCGACCACGGTCCTGGCTTGGCCTTTGTCGCCTACCCCGAGGCCCTCACGTTGCTTCCCATCTCGCCCCTCTGGTCCATCCTCTTCTTCTTCATGCTCATCCTCCTGGGGCTGGGTACACAG TTCTGCCTGCTGGAGACGCTGGTCACGGCCATCGTGGATGAGGTGGGCAACGAGTGGATCATCCGGAAGAAGACCTTTGTGACGCTGGGGGTGGCCGTGGCAGGCTTCCTGCTGGGCATCCCCCTCACCACCCAG GCGGGCATCTACTGGCTCCTGCTGATGGACAACTATGCTGCCAGCTTCTCCCTGGTCATCATCTCTTGCATCATGTGTGTGGCCATCATGTACATTTACG GGCACCACAACTACTTCAAGGACATTGAGATGATGCTGGGCTTCCCACCCCCACTCTTCTTCCAGATCTGCTGGCGCTTCATCTCGCCCGCCATCATCTTT TTCATCCTGGTCTTCACAGTGATCCAGTACCAGCCCATCTCCTACAATGATTACGTCTACCCCACCTGGGCCATCAGCATTGGCTTCCTCATGGCGCTCTCCTCCGTCATCTGCATCCCCATCTACGCCATCTACAAAGTGTGCCGCTCCGAGGGGGGCACGCTGCTGGAG CGCTTGAAAAATGCTACCAAGGCAAGCAAGGACTGGGGCCCAGCGCTGGCAGAGCACCGTAGTGGGCGCTACGCCCCGGCATTCAGCCCCTCCACCGAGTCCCACCTGGAggtgcagcccctgcagccggAGAAGGGCCGGAGTGAGGCGGCAGATGCCTCCCCCATGCAGGGCAGCAACGGCTCAGCGCACAGCCAGGACTCCAGACTGTGA